The DNA sequence GCCCTGCCCGAATTGCTCGAAGAAGTTGCCCACGGTGACCTCCAGGTCGCTCATGGTGTACTTGGCGTAGCGGTAGCCCACGCCGCTGCCGCGCCAAGGCTGGCCGGCGGGATAGCCCGCCAGGGCCGGTTCATAGCTCTCGAAGCGGCCGCCGGCCTCGAAGTTCTTCCAGGTGTAGATCAGGTTCATCCAGCCCTGTGCCGACAGTCTTTCGGGTGGCACCACGGCATTGATGTCCTCGTCCTCGTTGTAGTACTGCGCGTCGGTGCTGAAGTTGCCACTGATCTGCGCGCCTTCCTGCGACCGGCCCATGGCGGCCAGGAACAGCAAGGAGATGGACAGCGCGCACCTCAGGGTGCGGTGGTCGGGGCACATGTGGCGGATCACTTCTTGCCGGCCACTTCCAGCACCTTCTTGAAGAGCTGGTTCTCGTCGCCGGGCACGTAGTTGTTGTGCTGCCACACCACGTCGCCGTTGCCATCGATCAGGAAGGTGTGCGGCACGTTGTTCACGTTCAAGGCGCGCTTCAGGTCACCATTGGGGTCGAGGTACACCTCATAATCCCAGTCCTGGCCATCCACATAAGGCTTCACACGGGCCATGCTGCGGGCATCGTCGATGCTCACGGCGATGAGCTTCACACCGGTCTTCGCGCGCCAGTCATCGTACACGTCGGCGATGGCCGAGAGTTCCTTCTTGCAGGGCGCGCACCAGGTAGCCCAGAAGTTGATGATGATGGGCTTGCCTTCGTTGCTCCACTTGCGC is a window from the Flavobacteriales bacterium genome containing:
- a CDS encoding TlpA family protein disulfide reductase, coding for MRSIAILLVSLFGLSLATAQNLAKLPATHLSTLDGKKVDVRKWSNEGKPIIINFWATWCAPCKKELSAIADVYDDWRAKTGVKLIAVSIDDARSMARVKPYVDGQDWDYEVYLDPNGDLKRALNVNNVPHTFLIDGNGDVVWQHNNYVPGDENQLFKKVLEVAGKK